A part of Aegilops tauschii subsp. strangulata cultivar AL8/78 chromosome 2, Aet v6.0, whole genome shotgun sequence genomic DNA contains:
- the LOC109748775 gene encoding uncharacterized protein, with the protein MPMLMQLWNDWELQLLVLLSFTLQIFVFFSGGLRRCSTNSGLRLLIWLAYLLSDVVAVYALGQLSLHESDVPGAGEMHRLSFFWTPFLLIHLGGQDTITAFSIEDNELWPRHMLNLLAQVGLALYVFWKSSAHSQFLIPAIFVFVAGIIKYVERTWALKCASRNALRDDDSTYVKTGQFPDLLVEGKLELDYLTIVKYALSSAPGVRNLFVGRKLAKMEGNIQTTFTAGNVFQVPADGQHIFKILEIELGLMYDNLYTKARVVRTWLGAILRCLTHISLVVAFVLFLVGNKQRYYSRVDVAITYALFIGAFCTEVCAVFLMVMMSPCTWAFLESCKCRRLARVAWSIFKSLQPESRPRWSNSMGQYNFLNSCCFSESMMGKMMNLVGAKELWRNFRHTKSVKIKAELKNVIFETKHHPGLLHGGTSPSPGLGPALDTILQKPFEEAILFLHVYTDMFLHRYKNPSGTSCDITEKARQLMDTCRRISEYMIYLLVLHPTMLTMASSNISDILKEASESVANAGAIGCTKERFLDKLATDQYLYAPSSPVLLAGFVFQGERPCHESLEFLAYAWAMILLYVAGKSHGEEHAKQLSTGGELLTFVWLYMAHLSLGDMGNVELELVRPSGINEERGGRKAFIFDNQRPR; encoded by the coding sequence ATGCCGATGCTGATGCAACTATGGAATGATTGGGAACTACAGCTACTTGTGCTCCTAAGCTTCACGCTACAGATTTTCGTCTTCTTTTCTGGTGGCCTCCGGCGGTGCAGCACCAACTCAGGACTGAGGCTTCTGATTTGGTTGGCTTACTTGCTATCTGACGTGGTCGCAGTCTATGCTCTTGGCCAACTTTCATTACATGAAAGTGATGTGCCTGGAGCTGGAGAAATGCACCGGCTCTCGTTTTTCTGGACGCCTTTCCTCCTCATTCATCTTGGTGGGCAAGATACCATCACCGCTTTCTCCATTGAGGACAATGAGTTATGGCCGAGGCACATGCTCAATCTACTGGCCCAAGTTGGTTTGGCCTTGTACGTGTTTTGGAAGTCATCAGCACACAGCCAGTTTCTGATCCCGGCCATATTTGTCTTTGTGGCTGGAATCATCAAGTACGTGGAGCGGACATGGGCTCTCAAGTGCGCAAGCCGAAATGCCCTTAGGGATGATGATTCTACTTATGTGAAAACAGGTCAATTTCCTGATCTACTCGTAGAAGGCAAGCTGGAATTGGACTATCTGACAATTGTGAAGTATGCTTTGTCTAGTGCACCAGGTGTCAGAAATCTATTTGTTGGTCGCAAGCTTGCTAAAATGGAAGGTAACATACAGACAACATTTACTGCTGGTAATGTTTTTCAAGTACCAGCAGATGGGCAACATATATTCAAAATTCTGGAGATTGAGCTAGGGCTGATGTATGACAATCTGTACACCAAGGCCAGGGTGGTTCGAACATGGCTTGGGGCCATACTCCGATGTCTCACTCACATTTCACTGGTAGTTGCTTTTGTGCTCTTccttgtgggtaacaagcaaaggtATTATAGTAGAGTTGATGTTGCAATAACCTATGCATTGTTCATTGGAGCATTCTGCACTGAAGTTTGTGCCGTCTTCTTGATGGTGATGATGTCTCCATGTACATGGGCATTCTTGGAATCCTGTAAGTGCCGGAGGCTTGCCCGTGTGGCCTGGTCTATTTTCAAGAGCCTGCAGCCAGAGTCAAGGCCAAGGTGGTCAAATTCCATGGGGCAATACAATTTTCTCAATTCCTGCTGCTTCTCCGAGTCGATGATGGGGAAAATGATGAATCTGGTAGGAGCCAAGGAGCTCTGGCGCAACTTCCGGCATACCAAGAGCGTTAAGATCAAGGCAGAGTTGAAGAATGTCATCTTTGAAACTAAGCATCATCCTGGGTTACTTCACGGTGGTACAAGCCCATCACCAGGTCTTGGTCCAGCATTGGACACGATACTACAGAAACCCTTTGAGGAGGCCATCCTGTTCCTACATGTCTACACAGACATGTTCTTGCACCGGTACAAGAATCCCTCGGGGACAAGTTGTGACATCACGGAGAAGGCACGCCAGCTTATGGATACATGCAGGAGGATATCTGAATACATGATTTACCTGTTGGTCTTGCATCCTACCATGCTCACCATGGCCAGCAGCAACATAAGCGACATACTGAAGGAAGCTTCGGAGAGCGTGGCCAACGCTGGTGCTATCGGTTGCACAAAGGAACGGTTCCTGGACAAACTGGCTACGGATCAGTACCTCTATGCCCCAAGTAGCCCGGTTTTGCTCGCGGGCTTTGTTTTTCAAGGTGAGCGCCCTTGTCATGAATCATTGGAATTTCTCGCGTATGCGTGGGCAATGATTCTCCTCTACGTTGCTGGAAAATCCCACGGGGAGGAGCATGCAAAGCAGCTTAGCACAGGAGGGGAGCTCCTCACTTTCGTTTGGTTGTACATGGCGCATCTTTCACTCGGAGATATGGGCAATGTTGAGCTCGAGCTTGTTAGACCAAGTGGGATAAATGAGGAACGCGGCGGTCGCAAGGCTTTTATCTTTGATAATCAGCGTCCCCGGTGA
- the LOC109748776 gene encoding bystin encodes MAGKKRKSSEKQSKGSRLPLGADADAVADAGKRRRSGAAKRHQAEEEESVPSSISAKILREALKQQQEEGLADSRHAAAAAAPAVSAAPSTSFPVPAADGGEDDDEDVDEFDGFDALSEYDGGVPEIDEEDEKALAAFMSKDTSSKRSLGDIILQKIREKDATVSTEGRPAVKLDSRIIELYKEVGQLLSRYTSGKIPKAFKRIPSLECWADVLQLTEPQNWSPNAVYQATRLFSSNMNAKNAVRFYEAILLPRLRHDIKQNKRLHFALYQSMKKSLYKPAAFFKGILLPLCQEGNCTLREAVIIGSIIQKVTIPPLHASAALMKLADLEYCGTTSYFIKLFLDKKYALPYRVLDAVFAHFMRFLDDERSMPVIWHQSLLAFVERYKNELEKKDKEQLSRLLDNQKHYLVTPEIRRELRSSANRGEKPTDMSICSPVSVITKPIEEDRWNVPEVPMEED; translated from the exons ATGGCCGGGAAGAAGCGCAAGTCCTCCGAGAAGCAGTCCAAGGGCAGCCGCCTGCCGCTCGGCGCCGACGCCGACGCGGTGGCCGACGCCGGGAAGcgccgccgctccggcgccgCCAAGCGCCAccaggccgaggaggaggagtcCGTGCCCTCCTCCATCAGCGCCAAGATCCTCCGCGAGGCCCTcaagcagcagcaggaggagggcCTCGCCGACTcccgccacgccgccgccgccgccgctccagcTGTTTCCGCAGCCCCGTCCACGTCCTTCCCCGTCCCTGCCGCCGACGGCGGCGAGGATGACGACGAGGACGTCGACGAGTTCGACGGCTTCGACGCGCTGAGCGAGTACGACGGCGGCGTG CCGGAGATCGACGAGGAGGATGAGAAGGCCCTCGCCGCGTTCATGTCCAAGGACACCTCCTCCAAGCGATCGCTTGGTGATATCATCCTCCAGAAGATCAGGGAGAAGGACGCCACTGTCTCAACAG aAGGACGGCCTGCTGTCAAGTTGGACAGCCGAATCATTGAACTCTACAAAGA GGTTGGCCAGCTCTTGAGCCGATACACCAGTGGCAAAATCCCCAAAGCGTTCAAGCGTATCCCATCGTTGGAATGCTGGGCAGATGTGCTGCAGTTAACTGAGCCTCAGAACTGGTCTCCTAACGCAGTGTACCAAGCAACACGGCTCTTCTCTTCAAACATGAATGCGAAGAACGCCGTGCGGTTCTACGAAGCTATTCTGCTGCCCCGTCTTCGCCATGACATAAAACAGAACAAGAGGCTCCATTTTGCACTTTATCAGTCCATGAAAAAATCCCTCTACAAGCCTGCTGCCTTTTTCAAGGGAATTCTGCTGCCACTCTGTCAG GAAGGAAATTGCACTCTGCGCGAAGCAGTAATTATTGGTAGTATTATCCAGAAAGTCACCATTCCTCCACTCCATGCGAG CGCGGCATTAATGAAACTAGCAGATTTGGAGTACTGTGGCACCACTAG TTACTTTATCAAGCTGTTTCTGGATAAGAAATATGCTTTGCCGTACCGTGTACTCGATGCTGTTTTTGCCCATTTCATGCGGTTTCTTGATGATGAGAGGAGCATGCCTGTTATATGGCACCAGTCACTGCTCGCCTTTGTGGAAAG ATACAAGAATGAGTTGGAGAAGAAAGACAAGGAACAGCTCTCACGCTTGTTAGATAACCAGAAGCATTATTTG GTAACTCCAGAAATCCGCAGGGAACTCCGGAGTAGTGCCAACAGGGGCGAAAAGCCGACCGATATGTCGATAT GTTCACCTGTTTCCGTGATCACCAAGCCAATCGAAGAGGACAGGTGGAATGTTCCGGAAGTGCCTATGGAGGAAGATTAG
- the LOC109748800 gene encoding probable indole-3-pyruvate monooxygenase YUCCA10 — MKDTSIYMPPYTSMSSKVHRANTQTLDYHRTYPTTLSSLLFEMEGVTVLIVGAGPAGLATAACLSQFSIPYAIVERESCSASLWCNRAYDRLKLHLTKEFCELPHMSYPVDAPTYIPKTLFVKYLDDYVERFNIQPKYLTSVESSTYDNDEKCWSIVAKDMSKCTTVKFTAKFLVVASGENSAENIPMFPGLENFPGDVIHSSSYKSGKSYSGKNVLVIGSGNSGMEIAYDLATHGANTSIVIRSPIHVMTKELTCLGMTLAHRLPLNLVDKLLVMAAYLIFGDLSQHGITRPKMGPMTLKSETGRSAVIDVGTVGLIKKGIIKAQGSISKIKGNIVKFQCSKRMSFDAIVFATGYKSTTNMWLKNGESMLNGNELPIQKYPNHWKGENGLYCAGLARRGLAGIATGSKNIANDIKSVMDSMSS, encoded by the exons ATGAAGGATACCAGTATATATATGCCCCCATACACAAGCATGTCATCCAAAGTTCATCGAGCAAACACACAAACACTGGACTACCACCGAACTTATCCCACAACTTTGTCAAGTCTTCTCTTTGAAATGGAGGGTGTTACAGTGTTGATTGTTGGTGCTGGGCCAGCAGGCCTCGCAACGGCAGCATGCCTTAGCCAATTCTCAATTCCTTATGCCATCGTCGAGCGCGAGAGTTGTAGCGCGTCACTCTGGTGCAACCGCGCGTATGATCGCCTCAAGCTGCATCTCACAAAGGAGTTCTGTGAGTTGCCACACATGTCATACCCTGTAGATGCACCAACATACATACCAAAAACCTTGTTTGTGAAGTACTTGGATGACTATGTTGAGCGTTTCAACATTCAACCAAAGTATCTCACCAGCGTGGAGTCATCCacatatgacaatgatgaaaaaTGTTGGTCCATTGTGGCAAAGGACATGTCAAAGTGCACCACAGTCAAGTTCACGGCGAAGTTTCTTGTTGTGGCAAGTGGTGAGAATAGTGCAGAGAATATTCCAATGTTCCCTGGACTGGAAAACTTTCCAGGTGATGTTATCCACTCCTCAAGCTACAAGTCAGGCAAGAGCTACTCTGGCAAGAATGTATTGGTCATTGGATCTGGCAACTCCGGGATGGAAATTGCTTATGACCTTGCGACCCATGGTGCCAACACATCGATTGTTATACGAAGCCCG ATTCATGTAATGACAAAGGAATTAACTTGTTTGGGGATGACACTTGCTCACCGTCTTCCATTGAATCTAGTGGATAAACTCCTTGTGATGGCAGCGTATTTAATATTTGGAGACCTGTCACAGCATGGCATCACAAGGCCAAAAATGGGTCCAATGACCCTCAAATCAGAAACAGGCCGATCTGCAGTAATTGATGTTGGGACTGTTGGATTGATCAAAAAAGGCATCATCAAA GCTCAAGGGAGCATTAGTAAGATCAAGGGCAACATAGTTAAATTTCAATGCAGTAAAAGAATGTCATTTGATGCAATTGTGTTTGCAACTGGATACAAAAGCACGACAAATATGTGGCTCAAG AATGGTGAGAGCATGTTAAATGGCAACGAACTGCCCATCCAAAAATATCCGAATCATTGGAAAGGTGAAAATGGACTCTACTGTGCTGGGTTGGCGAGGAGAGGATTAGCTGGTATTGCAACAGGATCCAAGAATATCGCTAATGACATCAAATCTGTGATGGACTCTATGTCAAGTTAA